The nucleotide window CACTCATCTTGAGATGGCTTCTGCACGTCCTGGAAGAGGGCGCAGCCCCCACGCTGGTTTTGCAGTTTCAAGAGATGCTCCGCGCCCTCGCACTTCTTCTTGGCCAATTCGCGAAAAAAGTGACCCACACCCTCCAGGGCCACACTATCGTGGTCGAAATAGAAGCCCAGAGAGAGGTAGGTGTAGGAGGCCCGCAGTTGCATGTTAACCAGGCGGTTGACGGCGGCCTCCACCTCGGCAGAATAATTCTGGTGAATCTGGGAGCTCATGATAGCTCGGTAATaataaggaattaaaaaatgGTGGCTGGTCCCGGTGATCACGGACAGCTGAGTAGCTGACTCCAGAGGTTGTGACTGGAAAAAAAGTTGGAGGGTGGTCGGAGGCTGGAGCAAGGGGCGTCCCTGGGTCTGTTCCGTCCAAGCACTGTTGAAGCAAGAGACAGATCCGCGGGGCTGCCGAGCGCACTTCCCGACTTTAACTTTCTATATTGTTAGCTTTagagtttggtggtggtggttttcgTATAAATGACAATTAGGCTTTCTGGGTTTTGTCAATCAGTGTCTTTCTGAGTTTTGTTACCAAAAAACAGTATAGTAATTACCTCTGCATATGTATAGATTTTTAACTGTATTCAATATTTGATTAGGCTTTTGTGCCCCAGCTTGAAAGTCTAGCGATTTATTCTGTAGAATACAAGAGGAAATAAATATGGGTCTTCTGCTGCCTCAGTAGCACATTAGAAAAAAATGGGGAATCTGAGGGTAAAGTATGGAACAGGGATACACATTgaagcagcagttctcaaagagTAGTCTGTGGTACCCTTGGGCTCTGTGAGTCAAAACTTTTTTTCATAATACTAAAGTATTCTTTGCCTTTTTACACAGTGTTGACATTTGTATTGATGATATAAAAGCAGTGGTG belongs to Bubalus kerabau isolate K-KA32 ecotype Philippines breed swamp buffalo chromosome 2, PCC_UOA_SB_1v2, whole genome shotgun sequence and includes:
- the LOC129643680 gene encoding ferritin light chain-like encodes the protein MSSQIHQNYSAEVEAAVNRLVNMQLRASYTYLSLGFYFDHDSVALEGVGHFFRELAKKKCEGAEHLLKLQNQRGGCALFQDVQKPSQDEWGKTQDAMEAALLVEKNLNQALLDLHGLASAHGDPHICDFLENHFLDEEVKLINKMGDHLTNLRRLAGPQAGLGKLSLRKAQPQA